A stretch of DNA from Francisella uliginis:
ATAAAGTCAAAAGACAAACGGTAATACTAAGCGAAAATGTTTCTAATCGACCTTTAGTAGTTAAAAAGGATGCATATGATTATTATATTTTGACTTATAGTGGAGATCATTATTTTCAATATAAGTATACAAAAGATACTGATGTGATAAATGTTACAGAACCAATTATATATCCTAATAAGAAAATACAAGATATAGTTGTTAGGTATGGTTTAAAATTTATTGTTACTAAAAATCATTTATACATAAGTGATTTTCAAAATAAAAAATTAAAAGAAATTTCTATATAAAGGTGTTTGATGATAAAAAAAATAGTTGTGTTTTTAGTTTATGTTTTTTTTGTTATTAAAACAGTGTTTGCTGCAGATTGTAGTTTTTTAGGTTTTGAGAAAAATCGTGTTGATAGTAGATTAGAGTTTAAATGTCATGAAGATACTTCTTTAAAAGATAATAGACTTATATTTTATGTGGTAGGTAAAAATATCAAAATAAAAACAATAAAAACATCTGAAGGAAAAGTTGATTTTGATGTTAAAGATATTTCTGAGAATATTAAACAAGTAAGTGTAAATATTTCAATAGAGATACAGTCGAAAGATTTTGATTATACAGCTGATAAAGATAAACCTGTTGAGCTGACAATAATATCTAAGCAAGGAGGTAATCGAGACTTTAAGATGTTATGGGGTGGTGTGATAAAAAACTCTCATAGTTCAAAGAAGAGTAAAAGTAATAATTTTCAGTTTTATAGGGATAAAGATAATCATTTTTATATTGTAGAAAAAGGTTTAAGCTGTAGTATAAAAGATGATTGCGATGATGATATTAAGATATTGGACAATAGTTGTAATTCTCAAAAATGTAAGCTTTTAAAACAAAAGTTAGGTATTTATTCTGATTTTGGTATAATCCATCAAAGAAGTATTTAATTAGTGCATTAAGTGAAGGGTATATTTATGAGAAATATTAAGGGTTACTCTCTTATAGAGTTGATGATTGTAATAACGATTTTTGTAATATTAGCTGTTGCGGCTACAAGTTATATGAGAACCGATGGTTACTATCAAGAAAGCCAAACAGAACAAGTGGAAAACTTGATAAAAACAGCTAGAATAACTGCATTACAAAATAATGAAACGGTTACAATATGTTCATCTAATGATAAATCAACTTGTCTTAATAATAGCTTATGGAATGGTGATTTCATAATAGCTTTTTCTAATAATGATAATACTTTATTAGGGACTGTTGAGTCTCCTGATTCAAGTGATTATTATGCTCATTTGAATAATTCAGGAGAAACTTCAGTTCAAATAGCAGGTAGAGGTAGAGCAACTGGTGCTACAGCTACTTTGACG
This window harbors:
- a CDS encoding GspH/FimT family pseudopilin, whose translation is MRNIKGYSLIELMIVITIFVILAVAATSYMRTDGYYQESQTEQVENLIKTARITALQNNETVTICSSNDKSTCLNNSLWNGDFIIAFSNNDNTLLGTVESPDSSDYYAHLNNSGETSVQIAGRGRATGATATLTLCEGSDAYTQMIINSRGNVTIGNSPDNSVCTA